The following proteins come from a genomic window of Hypanus sabinus isolate sHypSab1 chromosome 9, sHypSab1.hap1, whole genome shotgun sequence:
- the LOC132400095 gene encoding immunoglobulin lambda-1 light chain-like, whose translation MSPVLHLLWVALLCLISGMLAVPVLNQTPVSGPVSAGQTARLESRIQNGSVGSCDFGWDRHRPGKRPEGLIGHTTGNNIYRGPGITERFQPSRDTSANSHILTICNLEPGDSAVYYCRVWESGVAWFYGPGTILEIKSSESRKPSVLLLPPSPEETGSGSATLFCLVSGFKPGLVALRWSVDGVETDSGVTAGAVSLDTDQTYRLSSYLRVLTAAWNKGSNYSCSVSHSSLSSPLRKTISSSACSQPSLELTSVQIIAARPESRKRIGIQCHLHAFGTSPPLRAAIIGREVQKTSDPRCSFYHAVVGILDQLHSAQR comes from the exons ATGTCGCCAGTTCTGCATCTTCTGTG GGTTGCTTTATTGTGTCTTATTTCAGGTATGCTGGCGGTCCCAGTCCTTAATCAGACCCCAGTGTCCGGTCCTGTCTCTGCGGGACAGACTGCCCGCTTAGAGTCCCGAATACAGAACGGAAGCGTTGGAAGTTGCGATTTTGGTTGGGACCGACATCGTCCCGGGAAGAGGCCGGAGGGGCTGATAGGCCATACCACGGGTAATAACATTTACAGAGGACCCGGCATCACCGAACGTTTCCAACCGTCCAGAGACACCTCCGCCAACAGTCACATCCTGACCATCTGCAACTTGGAGCCCGGCGACTCGGCCGTCTATTACTGCAGAGTGTGGGAAAGTGGCGTGGCTTGGTTCTATGGACCGGGGACGATCCTGGAGATAAAGA GTAGCGAGAGCAGAAAGCCCTCGGtcctcctgctccctccctccccgGAGGAGACCGGTTCGGGTTCTGCCACTCTTTTCTGCCTCGTGAGCGGCTTTAAGCCTGGATTGGTCGCGCTGCGCTGGAGCGTGGATGGCGTCGAGACGGACAGTGGCGTGACGGCAGGCGCCGTGTCCCTGGACACCGACCAGACCTACAGGCTGAGCAGTTACCTGCGGGTACTCACCGCTGCCTGGAACAAGGGCTCGAACTATTCCTGCAGCGTGAGTCACAGCTCGCTGAGCTCGCCGCTGCGCAAAACCATCTCTTCATCCGCCTGTTCGCA GCCATCGCTGGAGCTGACTTCAGTCCAGATTATAGCAGCGAGGCCCGAAAGCAGAAAACGAATCGGTATTCAATGTCATCTGCATGCGTTTGGCACGTCTCCCCCTCTTCGCGCTGCTATCATTGGTCGAGAGGTGCAGAAGACTTCGGATCCACGCTGCAGCTTTTACCACGCTGTCGTCGGGATCCTGGATCAGCTTCACTCGGCGCAGCGCTGA